One window from the genome of bacterium encodes:
- a CDS encoding D-glycerate dehydrogenase → MAKVFITRGIPEPALSLLKEKGFDVSVNPYDRVLTKEEILESAKGCDGLISLLTDKINAEVMDSIGVQLKIIANYAVGFDNIDIAAAKERHIAVTNTPGVLTEAVAEHAFALLMAIARRIPESDAFTRAGKYIGWAPMLLLGSEVHGKTLGIVGLGRIGSALAQKAVKGFGMKVLYHDVKPNSEFEKEFSAQYRALPELLREADFVSIHVPLLETTRHLFGEKELRGMKKSSYLINTSRGPIVDEAVLVRALKEEWIRGAALDVFENEPSLASGLAELPNVVLTPHTASATHETRSAMARLAAENIIAVFEGRTPPNLIP, encoded by the coding sequence ATGGCAAAAGTCTTTATCACTCGTGGAATTCCCGAGCCCGCCCTCTCTTTACTAAAAGAGAAGGGATTTGACGTTTCGGTAAATCCTTACGATCGGGTTCTTACAAAAGAAGAAATTTTAGAGAGCGCAAAAGGATGCGACGGGCTTATCTCGCTTTTAACCGACAAGATCAATGCGGAGGTTATGGATAGCATTGGCGTCCAGCTTAAAATCATCGCGAATTACGCGGTGGGATTCGACAACATAGATATCGCTGCGGCTAAGGAACGCCACATCGCAGTCACTAATACCCCGGGAGTGCTCACCGAAGCCGTCGCGGAACACGCCTTTGCGCTTCTTATGGCCATAGCGCGCCGCATTCCAGAAAGTGACGCGTTCACTCGTGCGGGAAAATATATCGGATGGGCGCCCATGTTGCTACTGGGGAGCGAAGTGCACGGCAAGACCTTGGGCATCGTTGGACTTGGACGGATCGGAAGCGCGCTCGCCCAGAAAGCGGTGAAAGGATTCGGCATGAAGGTGCTCTATCACGACGTGAAGCCGAATAGTGAATTTGAAAAGGAATTTTCGGCACAGTATCGCGCTCTTCCCGAGCTTCTGCGCGAAGCGGATTTCGTGAGTATTCACGTGCCTTTGCTCGAAACCACGCGCCATCTTTTTGGGGAAAAGGAATTGCGGGGAATGAAAAAATCCTCCTATCTCATCAATACGTCTCGGGGACCTATTGTGGATGAGGCGGTATTGGTACGGGCTCTCAAAGAAGAATGGATCAGAGGCGCGGCCCTGGATGTGTTTGAGAATGAGCCCTCCCTTGCATCCGGACTTGCGGAGCTTCCGAACGTGGTTTTGACGCCGCACACCGCTTCAGCAACGCATGAGACCAGGTCAGCCATGGCACGCCTTGCCGCCGAGAATATTATTGCAGTTTTTGAAGGCCGCACGCCCCCGAATCTTATCCCGTAA